The Streptomyces diastaticus subsp. diastaticus genome contains the following window.
AGGTCGGCCGCGGTGGTCTCGAACGCCTCGACCAGCTCCCCGAGCTCCTCCTCCTCCATGCGCCGGGTGAGCCGCGTGAAGCCGACGAGATCCGCGAAGGCCACCGCGAACCGCCGGTCGACCATCTCCTCGTCGTCCGCCACCTGGATGACCCGCCCGGTGGAGGCGGCCAGCTGCCGCCTCCACACGTAGACCAGGAACTCCTCCAGCTCGGGCAGGAGCAGCTCGATCAGCGGATACGTGACCTCGGTACGTGTCATCCCGGGCTCGGGCGGCTCGGTGAGCCCTTCCAGGAAGGAGTCGATCTGCCATTCGGCCAGCCGTGCCGTGGTCTGCCCCGTGGAACGGGCCACCTGGACCGCCATGGCCTCGCTCAGCAGCCCCGCCTCGACCAGACCGGCCAGACGCCGCAGCGCCAGTACGTCCGCCTCGGTGAGGGCCTTGGCCTGCCCGATGTCGGCGAAGCCCATGGCCCGCCAGAAGCGGGAGGCCAGCTCCATCGAGACCCCGGCGGCCCGGGCCGCCTGGAACGGGGTGTACCGCCGCTCGGCACCGAGGATCAGTCCCTCGATGCGCAGCGCCAGCGGATCCTGCCGGGGCTCGGTGTGCCCCGCGTCGTCCGGCTGGTCGGGCCCGCGCTCGGCCCGGTCGGGGAGATCGGGCAGGCCGCGCTCGGGAGCGCCCGGCCCGGACCCCCGGCGACCGCCGGGCGCCGGGTCGCCGGAGGCAGGGCTGCCGGACGCCTCGCTCCCGCCGCCGGTGTCCCGGCCGCGGGGACCGCGCGGCGCCCCGTTACCGGAACCCGTGTCGTCGACGGTCACTGCCAGCTACCCTTCCGATCTGCGGCGGTCGCCTGTGGACCGGGCCCAACGATACGGCAGGTGTGCCGTGGCTCACTCCTGGCGGGAGCCCTCCGGGGGACCGTCCGGTCGCAGGTGGACGATGTCCCCGGCCCCCACCGGGCGCTGCACACCGTCCACGGTGGCGAGGACGAGCCGCCCCTCACCGTCGAGGGCCACCGCCTCTCCGGTGAGCGCCTCCCCGCCCGGCAGCTCGGCCCGTACGGCGCGGCCGAGGGTCACGCACCCGGCGGCGTACGCCGCCTGCACGCCGGAGGCGGCGGCATCACCGTCCGCGCCCTGCCAGCGGCCGTACCACTCCTCCAGGGAGCGCAGGACGGCCCGCAGCAGCGGGTCCCGGTCGGTCACGGCGGCCTGGGCGAGGCCGAGCGAGCCCGCGGTGGGGACGGGCAGCTCGTCGGCGCGCAGGCTGACGTTGATGCCGACGCCGATGACGATGCCGCCGCCCGCCGTCTCCGCGAGAATGCCGCCCGCCTTCCGTTCCTCGGAGCCGACGGTGACCATGAGGTCGTTGGGCCACTTGAGTCCGGTGTCGACTCCGGCGATGCGGGAGACCGCCGAGGCGGCGGCGATGCCCGTGAGCAGTGGCAGCCAGCCCCACCGCTCGACGGGCGCCGTCGGGCGCAGCAGGACCGAGAAGAAGATGCCGGACCGTGCCGGAGCCGTCCATCGGCGGTCGAGGCGGCCCCGCCCGGCCACCTGCTCCTCGGCGACGAGGACCGCGCCCTCGGGCAGCTCCCCGGCCCGGGCGGCGAGGTCGGCGTTGGTGGAGCCGGTCTCCTGGACCAGGTCGAGGGAGGTCCAGAGTCCGCCGGGCCGCACGAGCGCACGGCGCAGCGCGGTCTCGTGGAGCGGGGGCCTGCTGAGATCGGACCAGGGAGCGGGGCCGTGGCGGCGTCCGGGGCGGTCGGTCGGTGTCATGGGCCCAGCCTGCCCCTCTCCGGGCAGTCCTGGCCAACGCCCGCGCGCGGCCGCCATCTGCTCGGCGGGGGCGCCCGGGAGACGGCGGCCACGTCCGACGGCCCCCTCGTCTCCCCCGGAATGCCCCTCTTCACTCCGTACGCAAGCGCACACCTGTGTGGCAAACACCGCACTGACGAAGCGCAGTGGCGCCGATACGCTACGGCACAGTAGCTCAGCGGCCTTGCGCCGTCCCGGTCTCCGGCAGCCGCCCTCACGGCGCCGGGCGCCGACCGTCCACCCCTCGTGACCAGGCAGGGAGCCGCATCCCGATGTCCGCGCCGGAAAACGCCACCACACCGCCCAACCCCGAGCTGCACACCACCGCGGGCAAGCTCGCGGACCTGCAGCGCCGGATCGAGGAGGCCACGCACGCCGGTTCCGCGCGTGCGGTCGAGAAGCAGCACGCCAAGGGCAAACTGACCGCGCGTGAGCGAATCGGCCTCCTCCTCGACGAGGGCTCCTTCGTGGAGCTGGACGAGTTCGCCCGGCACCGATCCACCAGTTTCGGCCTGGAGGCGAACCGTCCGTACGGGGACGGGGTCGTGACGGGTTACGGCATGGTCGACGGCCGGCCCGTGGCGGTCTTCTCGCAGGACTTCACCGTCTTCGGCGGGGCCCTCGGCGAGGTCTTCGGGCAGAAGATCATCAAGGTGATGGACTTCGCCCTGAAGAACGGCTGTCCGATCATCGGCATCAACGACTCGGGCGGCGCGCGCATCCAGGAGGGCGTGAGCGCCCTGGGCATGTACGGCGAGATCTTCCGCCGCAACACCCACGCCTCCGGGGTCATCCCGCAGATCTCCCTGGTGGTGGGTCCGGCGGCGGGCGGCGCGGTGTACTCGCCGGCGATCACCGACTTCACGGTGATGGTCGACCAGACCTCGCACATGTTCATCACGGGTCCGGACGTCATCAAGACGGTCACCGGCGAGGACGTCGGTTTCGAGGAGCTGGGCGGCGCGCGGACGCACAACGCCACCTCGGGTGTCGCTCACCACATGGCGGGCGACGAGAAGGACGCCATCGAGTACGTCAAGTCCCTGCTGTCCTACCTGCCGTCGAACAACCTCAGCGAGGCCCCGGTCTTCCCCGAGGAGGCCGAGCTGGAGGTCAACGACGAGGACCGGGAACTGGACGTCATCGTCCCGGACAGCGCGAACCAGCCGTACGACATGCACCGTGTCATCGAGCACGTGCTGGACGACGGGGAGTTCCTGGAGACGCAGGCCCTGTTCGCCCCGAACATCGTCACCGGCTTCGGCCGCGTCGAGGGCCACCCGGTCGGTGTCGTCGCCAACCAGCCGATGCAGTTCGCCGGCTGCCTGGACATCGACGCGAGCGAGAAGGCGGCGCGCTTCGTGCGGACCTGCGACGCCTTCAACATCCCGGTGCTGACCTTCGTGGACGTACCGGGCTTCCTGCCGGGCGTCGACCAGGAGCACACCGGCATCATCCGCCGCGGCGCCAAGCTGATCTACGCCTACGCCGAGGCGACGGTGCCACTGATCACCGTGATCACCCGCAAGGCGTTCGGCGGGGCGTACGACGTGATGGGCTCCAAGCACCTGGGCGCCGACCTCAACCTCGCCTGGCCGACGGCGCAGATCGCCGTGATGGGCGCGCAGGGCGCGGTCAACATCCTGCACCGCCGCACATTGGCGCAGACCCCCGCCGACGAGCTGGAAGCGGTACGCACGCGCCTCATCCAGGAGTACGAGGAGGCGCTGCTCAACCCCTACACGGCGGCCGAGCGCGGCTACATCGACGCGGTGATCATGCCGTCCGACACCCGCAGCCACATCGTGCGTGGGCTGCGGCAGCTCCGCACCAAGCGGGAGAGCCTGCCGCCGAAGAAGCACGGCAACATCCCGCTCTGACGGACACGGCACTGCCTGGAGGCCCGAAATGATGATCAAGGTCGTACGGGGCAACCCGACGCCGGAGGAACTGGCCGCCGCCCTCGCCGTGGTCCGGGCACGGGCCGCCTCCGTGACGGGCTCCGACGAGAGGCCGCGCACGCCGGAAGGGTGGTCCGACCCGGCGCGCATCGCCCGGACCCGGATGCCGGCACCGGGCCCGCGCTCGTGGGCGCGGACGTTCTGGCCGTCGTAGTCCCCGCCGCGCCGCTCGGACACGGGCCCCGGGCCACCGGCGGCCCGGGAGGCGCTTGAGTATCCGTACTCAAGCGCCTCCGGCGTGCGGAGCGGAGGATCGGATTCATGTTGTGGTCCGATTCCGTGGAACGCGAGGAAGAGGTGCCCCGTGCGGCGCGCGAGGCACACGCGATGCTTCGCCGTGCGTGGGTGTTGCTGGCCGTGGCGGCGGTGGTCGTGATGGGTGTGCTGGGACTGCGCTGACGAGGGCGCGTCGCCGCCTCGGGTCCGTTCGCCGGCGGGTCCGTCGGGCGCCCGGCGGGCGGCTAGGGTCGGGGGATGAGTAATCGTCGTGTGGTGCTGGCATCGGCCTCCCCCGCCCGTCTCGGTCTGCTGCGGCAGGCCGGGCTGGCGCCCGAGGTGATCGTCAGCGGGGTGGACGAGGACGCGCTGAGCGCGGATTCCCCCGGCGCGCTGGCGCTGGTGCTCGCCGAGGCCAAGGCCGACGCGGTGGCCGCCCGGCCCGAGGCGTCGGGCTCGGTGCTGATCGGCTGCGACTCGGTCCTGGACCTGGACGGGGCGGCGCTCGGCAAGCCGGCGGACGCCGAGGACGCCACGGCCCGCTGGAAGGCCATGCGAGGCCGGAACGGGGTGCTGCGCACCGGGCACTGCGTGATCGACACCACCACCGGCCGCCGAGCCTCCGCCACCGCCTCCACCACGGTCCGCTTCGGCGAACCCTCGGACGAGGAGATCGCCGCATACGTGGCGAGCGGCGAACCTCTGCACGTGGCCGGGGCGTTCACCCTGGACGGCAGGTCGGCTCCGTTCATCGACGGCATCGACGGCGACCCTGGCAACGTGATCGGCCTCTCGCTGCCCCTGCTGCGCCGCCTCCTGGGCGAACTCGACCTGACGATCACCGACTTCTGGGAGTAGGGCGCCGTCACGCCCTCGCTCGCCGGACGGGGGCCGGCCGCCCGGGACGGAGGCAGCACGGCCACGATCCGCAGGAGTCCGCCGCCGCCTCCACCGCGGACTGCGGTGCGCAGACGCGTGCGCGGGGGTGAGGGGTCCGGCCGGCCGTGCCGGTGCATCGGGTGGTCCGGACAGTTGCCCACCATCACCGCGACGACATCGTCGGGGCACGCGGCGAAGTCGAGGCCGGTGAGGGCCGGCTGACCGGCGTGGGCCCTGCCGAGGCCGTACGCGCCGGAGGCGGGTCGCCGCTCGGGACCGTGCTCACCCACGGTCGCCCCTTGCCGGGCAACAGGCTGACGTGAGATCAGTCCGCAGGGCGCGACTACCCATTGTAGTGATCGGTGGCACGTAGGAAGCCATTGCCCTCGCTCCGCAGGCAGGCGCCGCAACTCCCGCCTGTCGGGGTCTCGGCGAGACCGCCGCAGAAACGGAAGCCTGGGCGACGGGCGTCCACCGACGTCGCGTCGAGCCTGCCGGCACTGCTGAACGTGCCTGCTGGAAAGGGGAGTCCGCAGACCGCGAGAGAAGGGGCCGCCGCAGTCGAGACCTCGCGACCGAGGCGGCACAGCTTCACCCGAACCGGCGGGGAGGAAGGGGACGACTGCCACTGCCGTGACGAGTTCACGCACGGGAACCTCCAAGGTCGACAACCACGCTTCGATTACAGAGAGTAATCACGAGCCGCGTGGATCGCCCACCCCTCGATCCCCCATTCGCTCGAACGGGGGATATGCGAACGACGGCGCATAGAAGCTCCCGAAGGCGGACAAGACTTCCTCGCACACGAGTTCAGGCCGCAGCGTCGCCGCCACAGCACCCCCACCACGACGAAGCGCCTCCCGCCTCCCCCCGTGCCTCGGGTCAGGGCTTGCACAGCCCTCCCCCGCCCGCCACCCCGCCCTCCCCCAGAGGCACTCGGCCACGGTCTCCGGCTCCCGCCGCAGCTACGACGGTCCAACACCAGGCAGCCAGCCGGGTACCGGCACCGGCCACGCCGCAGTCCCGGGCGCCAAAGGGGCGGATGCGCACCCGACGAGGCGGCAAGAAACGGAACCGAGCGGGGCGAGGCGAGGCGGGACGAGACAGGTCGAGAGGAGAAGAACGAGGCGAACGGAGAGACGAGGAACAGCCCATGCCGTCCGAGCCGCCCCCAACTCACGCGTTCCGCAACCGAGACCAGCCCCGATCCCACGCACCGCCCGAGGAGCCCACCGTGATCCCTCGAACCGGACCGGCGCCCGGAACGGAATCCGGCGCCGGCCACGCCCCCGGCCCGGCCCTTCCTCGCCTAAGCGGCAGGCTTCGGCCCCGCCTCTCCCTGAGGCAGGCCCTGCGCCAGCTCCTGGCCCTCCTCCCGCTCGCGCCCCCGTTCCTCACGCGCCGCCTGCCCGGACTCCGGACCGTCCGGCCGGCCGCCGGGCCCGTAAGCCACCAGCGTGTACACGATCAGGGCGAGCACGGCCATCAGTACCGCGAAGGCTTCCCAGCCGACGAGACCGACCGCGAGGGCGCCGAGGACACCGTGGACGACGGCGGCGATGACCAGCAGGACCCGGCCCAGACGCGCCGGCGCGCGGTCGCGGCCGCCGACGAGCAGCAGCACCAGCCCGCAGCCGGCGAGGAAGACGGCGGAGAAGACGCCGAAACCGAACGCCCCGTCGGACATCAGCGCCGGGTCGAGCCCGTCGAGCGACATCGACTGGTTCTCCACCACGATGCCCACGGTCATCAGCAGCATGAAGACGCCGAACGCCTCCGCGATCAGCACGAGTCCCGCCACTGCCGCCGCCACTCTGCGCACCACCGTGCCACCCCCTGCTCCGCCCGGCCGGACGGCCGGAACATCGGCCCGCGCGCCAGCCCGGTTGGGTGCGCCGACGGGGCGCCGCACGCGGTTACCCGCAGTACGGCGACAGCGCGAACGCTACTTACCGGTAAACCCCCGGACAAGACTCCGGCGACACTCCGCCGGACCGCAAAGAAATCCCACGCCCTTCGTAGGGATTCCACAAAGAACTTGGAGCGCGGGACGAGTCCGGCTACAGAGACCTTGACCACACCGGGGAGCTGCTGCCTCCGAAGGATTCCCCGCGTACCTTGGTGCGACAAGGGATGCAGCCACCTTCGTGAGCCTCGGATCACACTCCGTGTGGGCAAGCTCACCTCTGGGGACGGGTCGTGGAGCCGTGTGGGCAGTCCCTAAACTCAGCTTGTTTCAAGGAGGGAGCCATCGTGCGCAAGGTGCTCATCGCCAACCGAGGCGAAATCGCTGTCCGCGTTGCCAGGGCATGCCGGGACGCGGGGATCGAGAGCGTAGCCGTCTACGCCGACCCGGACCGGGACGCGCTGCACGTCCGCGCGGCCGACGAGGCGTTCGCCCTGGGCGGTGACACGCCCGCGGCCAGCTATCTGGACATCGCCAAGGTGCTCCAGGCGGCCGCGGACTCGGGTGCGGACGCGATCCACCCCGGCTACGGATTCCTCTCCGAGAACGCGGAGTTCGCGCAGGCTGTCATCGACGCGGGGCTGACCTGGATCGGCCCGCCGCCGCAGGCCATCCGCGACCTCGGTGACAAGGTGGCGGCCCGTCACATCGCGCAGCGCGCCGGGGCCCCCCTGGTCGCGGGTACTCCCGACCCGGTCTCCGGCTCGGACGAGGTGGTCGCCTTCGCCGAGGAGCACGGCCTGCCCATCGCCATCAAGGCGGCCTTCGGTGGTGGCGGGCGCGGGCTGAAGGTGGCCCGCACGCTGGAAGAGGTGCCGGAGCTGTACGACTCGGCCGTGCGTGAGGCCGTCGCGGCCTTCGGCCGGGGCGAGTGCTTCGTCGAGCGTTACCTCGACAAGCCACGCCACGTCGAGACGCAGTGCCTGGCCGACCAGCACGGCAACGTCGTCGTCGTCTCCACCCGCGACTGCTCGCTCCAGCGCCGCCACCAGAAGCTGGTCGAGGAGGCCCCCGCCCCGTTCCTGAGTGAGGCTCAGGTCGAGGAGCTGTACTCGGCGTCCAAGGCCATCCTCAAGGAGGCCGGCTACGTCGGCGCGGGCACCGTCGAGTTCCTCGTCGGCAACGACGGCACGATCTCCTTCCTGGAGGTCAACACCCGCCTCCAGGTGGAGCACCCGGTCACCGAGGAGGTCGCCGGCATCGACCTGGTCCGGGAGATGTTCCGGATCGCCGACGGTGAGGAACTGGGCTACGGGGACCCCGTGCTGCGCGGCCATTCCTTCGAGTTCCGCATCAACGGCGAGGACCCGGGCCGGGGCTTCCTGCCCGCGCCTGGCACCGTCACCGTCTTCGACGCCCCGGCCGGCCCCGGTGTCCGCCTGGACGCCGGCGTGGAGTCGGGCAGCGTGATCGGCCCGGCCTGGGACTCGCTGCTGGCCAAGCTCATCGTCACCGGCGCCACTCGCCGGCAGGCGCTCCAGCGGGCGGCCCGGGCGCTGGCGGAGTTCAACGTCGAGGGCATGGCCACCGCCATCCCGTTCCACCGGGCGGTCGTGGCCGACCCGGCGTTCGCGCCCGAACTCACTGGCTCCAGTGAGCCGTTCACCGTCCACACCCGGTGGATCGAGACGGAGTTCGTCAACGAGATCAAGCCGTTCGACGCGCCCGCCGACGATGACGGCGACGACGAGGCGGGTCGCGAGACGGTCGTGGTGGAGGTCGGCGGCAAGCGCCTGGAGGTCTCCCTTCCGTCCTCGCTGGGCATGTCGCTGGCCCGCACCGGCCTCGCGGCCGGGGCGAAGCCGAAGCGCCGCGCCGCCAAGAAGTCGGGCCCGGCCGCCTCCGGCGACAGCCTGGCCTCCCCGATGCAGGGCACCATCGTCAAGATCGCCGTGGAGGAGGGCCAGGAGGTCAAGGAGGGCGACCTCGTCGTCGTTCTGGAGGCCATGAAGATGGAGCAGCCGCTGAACGCCCACCGTTCCGGCACCGTCAAGGGCCTCGCCGCCGAGATCGGCGCCTCGATCAGCTCGGGCGCCGTCATCTGCGAGATCAAGGACTGACCGGCTCAGCCACCCCGGACACGGGAACGGGCCCCCGGCGGACATCCGCGAGGGCCCGTTCCCGTGTCCGCCTCCTGGCGCCTCGACGCCCCTTCACGGGAGGGCGCCCAACGGCCCCACGCCCGTACGTACGCCCCACGTGCGCGTCACCGCTCCCCGCCCCGCGTCAAGCCGGGAGGCGGGAGATCCGCCCGGCGGAAGCCCCGCCCGGGTGGCAGCCTCGGCCCCTCTGGAAGCCTCCACGTCGGCAAGCCGTCCACGGCACCAGGGCCGCGCCCGTAGCGTCACCGCCCGTGCTCCCCAACTCGCCCGCGTCGCCCCGGTGGGCCCGTCCCGCGCCCGGAACGGCTGGTCATGGAGCCGTATGTGCCGGAGGGCGACGCGGACTCCATCGCCCTGTTCAGGCCCCCCGGGTCGCGCGGGGAATGGGGACGAACCCTGGTCGGAGGCGGAGGCCGTGCCCTGTTCGAGCGGGACTCCACCAAGGTCCGCGCCCGGGCCTGTGCGACGTAGGGGCCGTGCGCGCGACGGCGCCTTGGTGGGTCGCGGTGAGATCGGACCGAGCCAGGACACCGACGGCCAGGAACGCATC
Protein-coding sequences here:
- a CDS encoding biotin--[acetyl-CoA-carboxylase] ligase, giving the protein MTPTDRPGRRHGPAPWSDLSRPPLHETALRRALVRPGGLWTSLDLVQETGSTNADLAARAGELPEGAVLVAEEQVAGRGRLDRRWTAPARSGIFFSVLLRPTAPVERWGWLPLLTGIAAASAVSRIAGVDTGLKWPNDLMVTVGSEERKAGGILAETAGGGIVIGVGINVSLRADELPVPTAGSLGLAQAAVTDRDPLLRAVLRSLEEWYGRWQGADGDAAASGVQAAYAAGCVTLGRAVRAELPGGEALTGEAVALDGEGRLVLATVDGVQRPVGAGDIVHLRPDGPPEGSRQE
- a CDS encoding Maf family protein, translating into MSNRRVVLASASPARLGLLRQAGLAPEVIVSGVDEDALSADSPGALALVLAEAKADAVAARPEASGSVLIGCDSVLDLDGAALGKPADAEDATARWKAMRGRNGVLRTGHCVIDTTTGRRASATASTTVRFGEPSDEEIAAYVASGEPLHVAGAFTLDGRSAPFIDGIDGDPGNVIGLSLPLLRRLLGELDLTITDFWE
- a CDS encoding acyl-CoA carboxylase subunit beta translates to MSAPENATTPPNPELHTTAGKLADLQRRIEEATHAGSARAVEKQHAKGKLTARERIGLLLDEGSFVELDEFARHRSTSFGLEANRPYGDGVVTGYGMVDGRPVAVFSQDFTVFGGALGEVFGQKIIKVMDFALKNGCPIIGINDSGGARIQEGVSALGMYGEIFRRNTHASGVIPQISLVVGPAAGGAVYSPAITDFTVMVDQTSHMFITGPDVIKTVTGEDVGFEELGGARTHNATSGVAHHMAGDEKDAIEYVKSLLSYLPSNNLSEAPVFPEEAELEVNDEDRELDVIVPDSANQPYDMHRVIEHVLDDGEFLETQALFAPNIVTGFGRVEGHPVGVVANQPMQFAGCLDIDASEKAARFVRTCDAFNIPVLTFVDVPGFLPGVDQEHTGIIRRGAKLIYAYAEATVPLITVITRKAFGGAYDVMGSKHLGADLNLAWPTAQIAVMGAQGAVNILHRRTLAQTPADELEAVRTRLIQEYEEALLNPYTAAERGYIDAVIMPSDTRSHIVRGLRQLRTKRESLPPKKHGNIPL
- the mmpB gene encoding morphogenic membrane protein MmpB; protein product: MLWSDSVEREEEVPRAAREAHAMLRRAWVLLAVAAVVVMGVLGLR
- a CDS encoding acyl-CoA carboxylase subunit epsilon, with protein sequence MIKVVRGNPTPEELAAALAVVRARAASVTGSDERPRTPEGWSDPARIARTRMPAPGPRSWARTFWPS
- a CDS encoding acetyl/propionyl/methylcrotonyl-CoA carboxylase subunit alpha, encoding MRKVLIANRGEIAVRVARACRDAGIESVAVYADPDRDALHVRAADEAFALGGDTPAASYLDIAKVLQAAADSGADAIHPGYGFLSENAEFAQAVIDAGLTWIGPPPQAIRDLGDKVAARHIAQRAGAPLVAGTPDPVSGSDEVVAFAEEHGLPIAIKAAFGGGGRGLKVARTLEEVPELYDSAVREAVAAFGRGECFVERYLDKPRHVETQCLADQHGNVVVVSTRDCSLQRRHQKLVEEAPAPFLSEAQVEELYSASKAILKEAGYVGAGTVEFLVGNDGTISFLEVNTRLQVEHPVTEEVAGIDLVREMFRIADGEELGYGDPVLRGHSFEFRINGEDPGRGFLPAPGTVTVFDAPAGPGVRLDAGVESGSVIGPAWDSLLAKLIVTGATRRQALQRAARALAEFNVEGMATAIPFHRAVVADPAFAPELTGSSEPFTVHTRWIETEFVNEIKPFDAPADDDGDDEAGRETVVVEVGGKRLEVSLPSSLGMSLARTGLAAGAKPKRRAAKKSGPAASGDSLASPMQGTIVKIAVEEGQEVKEGDLVVVLEAMKMEQPLNAHRSGTVKGLAAEIGASISSGAVICEIKD
- a CDS encoding adenylate/guanylate cyclase domain-containing protein; the encoded protein is MTVDDTGSGNGAPRGPRGRDTGGGSEASGSPASGDPAPGGRRGSGPGAPERGLPDLPDRAERGPDQPDDAGHTEPRQDPLALRIEGLILGAERRYTPFQAARAAGVSMELASRFWRAMGFADIGQAKALTEADVLALRRLAGLVEAGLLSEAMAVQVARSTGQTTARLAEWQIDSFLEGLTEPPEPGMTRTEVTYPLIELLLPELEEFLVYVWRRQLAASTGRVIQVADDEEMVDRRFAVAFADLVGFTRLTRRMEEEELGELVEAFETTAADLVAARGGRLVKTLGDEVLFAADDAGTAAEIALLLIETMANDGSMPELRVGMTFGTITTRMGDVFGTTVNLASRLTSIAPKNAILVDSAFAAELVRTGEAPASEAEAAAAEDPGEYRFALQPMHQRPVRGLGAVEPWLLTRRD